CGTTAACGGCACCCGCAGCGTGTGGGACGAGATGCTGGAGCACGGATCGTGGATCGGCGAGACGCGCGGGCCGCACCGCGACGGCTGGCAGATTCCGCAGTGGCTGAGCCTGGTGTCCATCCGCGACGAGGCCGGGGTGATCCTGAACTGCGTGGGGGTGTTCTCGGACATCACCGACATCAAGCAGAAGGAAGCGCAGATCACCCATCAGGCCAACCACGACGACCTGACCGGCCTGCCCAATCGCAAACACATCTTCGAACTGCTGCACGACGCCATCGCCCGGGCCTCCGTGCGCGGGCAGAAGCTGGCCGTGGTGTTTATAGACATGGACGGCTTCAAGTTCATCAACGATTCCTACGACCACGCCACCGGCGACCAGTTGCTGTGCGACGTGGCCCGGCGGCTGCGCGCGGCGTTGCGGCCCGGCGACATCCTGGGACGGCTGGGCGGCGACGAATTCGTGGCGGCGGTGGGCGGCATCAGCGACAAGGGCCATCTGGACGGCATCATGCGGCGGCTGTTCGAAACCTTTGCCGAGCCGTTCGAATACGGCGGCATGGGCTTTTCGGTCACGGCCAGCTTCGGCGTGTCGGTGTATCCCGAAGACGGCGATTCGGCCAACGCCCTGCTGTCGCGCGCGGACATCGCCATGTACCGCGCGAAGGACATGGGCAAGAACGCCATCGCCGTGTTCTGCGAGGAACAGTGCCTGGAATTCACCCGGCGCTACCGCATGGACCAGGAGATCAAGGCGGCCATTGCCGGGCGCGAATTCCGGCTGGTGTACCAGCCCATCGCCGACGCGCGCACCCTGCGGGTGCGCAAGGTGGAGGCGCTGCTGCGCTGGGAGCGCGACGGCGCGGTGGTGGCCCCGCCATCCGTGTTCATCCCCGTGGCGGAAAGCTCCAACGCCATCCGCGAGATAACCCGGCTGGTGGTGGAAATGGCCTGCGCCCAGCACGCCGCGTGGCGGCTGGAGGGGCTGACCCTGCCGGTGGCGGTGAACATCTCGTCGCGCTGCCTGAACAGCGACGAGACCATCAGCCACATAGCCGCCTGCCTGAACGCCTACGACGTGCCCCCGGACGCGCTGGAGGTGGAGATTACCGAAACCTCGCTGATGCAGAACTACGATCGCGGCAACGCCATGCTGTGCACCCTGCGCGACCTTGGGGTGCGCGTTTCGCTGGACGACTTCGGCACCGGCTATTCGTCGTTGCAGTACCTTGCGCGCATGCCCATCCACGCCCTGAAGATAGACCGCACCTTCGTGCAGGAACTGCTGGACGAAGGCGGCAGCCTGGAAATCGTGGAGACCATTCTGGGGCTGGCCCGCAGCCTGCGTCTGGCCACGGTGGCCGAGGGCGTGGAGACGGCGGCCCAGCTTTCCGCCCTGCGCGGCATGGGCGTGGACTACCTGCAAGGCTACTGCCTTGGCCGCCCGCTGCCCGCCGACGACATCCTGACCCTGTGCCGCAGGGGCATGCGGCTGGTGCCCAGGGACGTGGAGCGGTAGACCGCGCAGGACGCGCCGGGGGCGCGGGCCTGTCCGATCCGGCTCCGGCCCAATTCCGGCCCAATTCCGGCCCGGTCCCCCCCTCGCGCGCCGGTTCCCTTGTCGGCCCTCAGGCTTTTCCATGCCTGCGGGGCATTCCCGAATCCCGAGCCCCCGCCGACGGACGCCGCATTGGCGTCCGCCCTGTTTTGCGCTACAGCCAAGAAGGATGGAGCCGCCAGCGCGGGGCCGCGCGGGGGCCGTCCCTTTGCCCAGTTTCACGCCCGGCAGGAGGTTATCCCCCCATGTCTTCCGATACGCCCAAAACGCCCCATGCGCCCGGCACGCCCGGCGTCCGGCTTGACGATATGCCCGACCCCCTCGATTATGGCGAGGACGGCCCTGACCTGCCCAACACCGGGTGCGGCTGCGGGTGCGGTGCGGCATCCTCGCTGGAATGCACCGGCGGGCTGGGGCATGCCGTGCCGGTGGCCGACGATGCGGAGGCGGCCTTCAGCCACATGACCGAGGACGGCAGCGTGACCATGGTGGACGTGGGCGCCAAGGCCCCCACCCAGCGCACCGCCATCGTGCGGGCCGTGGTGGAGGTGAACGAAAACACCCTGGACCTGCTGAAGCGCCACGCCCTGCCCAAGGGCGACGTGCTGACCACCGCCAAGATCGCGGGCATCATGGCCGCCAAGCGCACGGCGGAACTGATTCCCATGTGCCACCCGCTGGCCATCAGCTACGCCGACGTGCGCTTTGTGGTGCAGGACGCGCCCCCCTCCATCGAACTGGAGGCGGAAGTGCGCACCACCGGCCAGACCGGCGTGGAAATGGAAGCCATGGTCGCCGCGCAGGTGGCCGGGCTGACCATCTACGACATGTGCAAGGCCGTGCAGAAGGATATCGTGCTGCGCGACTGCCGCCTGGTGTTCAAGTCCGGCGGCAAGAGCGGCACATTCCGGGTGGGGTAGGGGCAGGCAGCCCTTCCTCCTGACGCCGTTCAGGTTGGCAAGGCAGAAAGGCCGCATGGGCGGCCTCTCTGCTTTCTTCGTTTATCTGCGCGTGCTCAGTCCACGAACGCGCACCCTTTCTCTTTCAGCATCTCGTCCACCCAGGTGCGGTCCCAGGTGCCGTCCGCTATGGCGGCCATGACGCGCGTTTCCTTCTCTGCCATGGCGCGGGCTCTTTCCAGCACCGCCGGGGCGTCGGCGGGGCGCACCACCACGATGCCGTCGCGGTCGCCCGCCACGATGTCGCCGGGGTTCACCACCAGTCCGCCGCAGGCGACGGGAAAGTTCACCTCGCCGCCGCCTTCCTTCATCGGGCCGTTGGGCGAAATGCCGGTGGCGTACACCGGAAAGTCCATGGCCTCGATTTCCTCGGCATCGCGGATGCAACCATCCACCACCAGCCCGGCCAGGCCGCGCTGCTTCATCCACGTGGTCATCTGTCCGCCCACGATGGAGTAGAACTGCTCGTCATGGGCGTTGACCACCAGCACGTCGCCGGGCCGGGCCATGTCCATGGCCTTGTTGAACAGCAGGTTGTCGCCCACGCGCACCCGCACCGTCAGCGCGGTGCCCAGCAGGGGGGCGCGGTTCATGGGGCGGATGCGGGAATGCATGCAGGCCATGCGGTTCATGGCGTCGCCGATGTTGGAAACGGGAATGGACCGAAAGGCGTCCACCAGGGCGGCATCGGGCCGGGTGATGGTGCTGCGGACGCGGTAATAAGGATTGGTCATGCGGGATCTCGTGCGTTGTTCGCGGCGCGCGTCCCGCCCCGCCCGGCAAGGCCGGTGCGGGTGTGGCACGGGGTGGGGCGGCACCGTGAGGGTTGGGAAATTTCAGTGTGCGGCGGTGGGCAGGCCGAGCCTGTCGGTCCAAAGCGCGGGGCCGGTCTGCTCTGGCGGGGGCGGGCCGCCTGTCATGCCCAGCCTGTTCGGCAGGGCGCGGCAATGCGTCAGCGTGCGGCCTCCTCCAGCCGGGCGGAGATGAACCCGTCCACGGCGTCGGTGTACGCGCCGGGCAGGCCCAGCAGGTGGTTGATCTCGCCGTGGGTCAGGGCCTGCGGCAGCACGGGCGTCTTGCGGCCTGCGCGGGCCGTTTTGGCGGCAAGGGCCTCTGCCGCCGCACAGGGCTTGTCGGCCCGTTTGGTGGAACACACCAGCAGCATGGGCACGGCCCCGGTCATCCACTGTTGCTGGGGCGAGGCCTTAATCCAGTAGGACGGGTTCTTGCCGAAGGCCTCGTCGTAGAAGCCCAGGTGGCGGCGCTGCATGATGGCGGGCACGTCCATGGCCGCGGAATCCAGCACCACGGCGCCCGCCACGGGGCGGTCGAGCAGGGACGGCGCGGACGACACCAGCGCCACCAGATGCGCCCCCGCCGAATGGCCCATCAGGATGATGCGCGACGGGTCCGCGCCCCAGCCGGGGGCGGCATCGGCCACGCGGCGCACGGCGGCGGCCATGTCCCCGGCCTGCTCCAGCGCCATGGCATCGGGAAGCATCCGGTAATTGATGCTTGCCAGCACGTAGCCCTTGGGCAGCCAGCGGGCCAGCTTGTTGTCCATCAGGCCGGGGTTGGCCTTGTCGCCCACCTTCCACGCGCCGCCATGTACCATGACGATGACGGGCGCGTGCTGCGGGTTGGGCGGCAGGTACACGTCCATGACCTGTGCCGGGTGCGGGCCGTACGATTCGACCAGCCTGCGGCTGCCGGGCACGATGCTGGCGGGGTCCAACGGATGTTGGGGGTTGCTGCCCCGGCGGGCGGCGGCGTCATCCTGCCGGTTTGCCGCGCCATTGCCCGATGCGGTGCTGCCGGACGCG
This genomic window from Nitratidesulfovibrio sp. SRB-5 contains:
- a CDS encoding alpha/beta hydrolase, producing the protein MPARRTSFPFPSLLLTALLAVALACPTPEAAAGPILDRLRERRAERAASDSTASGSTASGSTASGNGAANRQDDAAARRGSNPQHPLDPASIVPGSRRLVESYGPHPAQVMDVYLPPNPQHAPVIVMVHGGAWKVGDKANPGLMDNKLARWLPKGYVLASINYRMLPDAMALEQAGDMAAAVRRVADAAPGWGADPSRIILMGHSAGAHLVALVSSAPSLLDRPVAGAVVLDSAAMDVPAIMQRRHLGFYDEAFGKNPSYWIKASPQQQWMTGAVPMLLVCSTKRADKPCAAAEALAAKTARAGRKTPVLPQALTHGEINHLLGLPGAYTDAVDGFISARLEEAAR
- a CDS encoding putative bifunctional diguanylate cyclase/phosphodiesterase, with protein sequence MIIAAILGMIIPYQQGVLRRGMESQADKLASSVAEVAASALAAQDYAALVDHCTGVLQRQPGLEYIVVTRMDGSSLVFRRGGWGFQAAPRDSAGVAAKTEPSSGFRLGLPPGLDVPAPRGSARLPGGLNGQPGVPDAPGTANSPASPNPAGAVSPGTFPGVFTDRAADGPEVYHHTLPVERAGISICTVAVGLALDGYRAEQRAAWWHIGALTAMAMLVALATALLLSRTVTRTVLRLSGWVRSIGPGNMGQRIRIDTGDELEGLANAFNGMLDLLEASQRELNEAHRELERRVRDRTAQLCDANAKLHLMGEVFTHAVEGIFITDSAGTVVAVNPAFERITGVDAQSMVGRLSPALGMVPVNGTRSVWDEMLEHGSWIGETRGPHRDGWQIPQWLSLVSIRDEAGVILNCVGVFSDITDIKQKEAQITHQANHDDLTGLPNRKHIFELLHDAIARASVRGQKLAVVFIDMDGFKFINDSYDHATGDQLLCDVARRLRAALRPGDILGRLGGDEFVAAVGGISDKGHLDGIMRRLFETFAEPFEYGGMGFSVTASFGVSVYPEDGDSANALLSRADIAMYRAKDMGKNAIAVFCEEQCLEFTRRYRMDQEIKAAIAGREFRLVYQPIADARTLRVRKVEALLRWERDGAVVAPPSVFIPVAESSNAIREITRLVVEMACAQHAAWRLEGLTLPVAVNISSRCLNSDETISHIAACLNAYDVPPDALEVEITETSLMQNYDRGNAMLCTLRDLGVRVSLDDFGTGYSSLQYLARMPIHALKIDRTFVQELLDEGGSLEIVETILGLARSLRLATVAEGVETAAQLSALRGMGVDYLQGYCLGRPLPADDILTLCRRGMRLVPRDVER
- a CDS encoding RraA family protein, encoding MTNPYYRVRSTITRPDAALVDAFRSIPVSNIGDAMNRMACMHSRIRPMNRAPLLGTALTVRVRVGDNLLFNKAMDMARPGDVLVVNAHDEQFYSIVGGQMTTWMKQRGLAGLVVDGCIRDAEEIEAMDFPVYATGISPNGPMKEGGGEVNFPVACGGLVVNPGDIVAGDRDGIVVVRPADAPAVLERARAMAEKETRVMAAIADGTWDRTWVDEMLKEKGCAFVD
- the moaC gene encoding cyclic pyranopterin monophosphate synthase MoaC, coding for MADDAEAAFSHMTEDGSVTMVDVGAKAPTQRTAIVRAVVEVNENTLDLLKRHALPKGDVLTTAKIAGIMAAKRTAELIPMCHPLAISYADVRFVVQDAPPSIELEAEVRTTGQTGVEMEAMVAAQVAGLTIYDMCKAVQKDIVLRDCRLVFKSGGKSGTFRVG